The following proteins are encoded in a genomic region of Neurospora crassa OR74A linkage group VI, whole genome shotgun sequence:
- a CDS encoding modin, which produces MSSSDDKVETAALVISLVALIGTFLQVLQQYLASATGYANCRKSLKGGWYDTVHRKLQLKELRFEVQFETPVIFVCPQTNDRGPMDKPELGLKVPISFLDGTKDSMKQARLLTQEEQNAQQRDALQHSRIHTADNEKATWLTLLEEIQSMERANMNWVTEHQKKSGPGSVAGFKEHTLVVALQPKPRSWDNMPAGVKKPYATTTICHIVEIASMLGIYWKEFDRSRDKYRAEGNGYMLTGSTVPDLGLTFTFQICGKARFQENRIIPLDEIKELCFGYVRTIFYTAKDNRRLGAKDDNELQFGSMREIAETMVQLECNTSTANYFKTKDARHQHLFAVPFEIIGMLGQSLYMKNSYHRMLPNPTPYHWDRRFFDLPRLIKEFSTMFDEEQYMTPSPDTPNLKKLISQVLNQLEADRRDVATRQKERDTEIAAEEEKKKKDKENKENEGHEKKKDVEISSDEPSEGGVIGPLKRSLTRKRTRPSWLIEYKASSPRKAEERPKKDYAPILPGYSLPLLNCLHDAIQECDDYLKTRERDLLIMVVREHIQEVLRMINEPEPEEGTKSTTTGDTGDDSSQKAGKAVTAFFDVLSAANPEDRQGIFMKVYFEHVLPCVSDRAVKAYDKRKCMKNINHRSYTLAQQTENSDISGLGMAPAGPDSTATTSTPSTSTVGQSPALPTTPALASKQLIEAQAIWCTLVFRMLCWLQLHDFDRQDIQFPKSELRGNRLPVYIS; this is translated from the exons ATAGGAACATTCCTACAGGTCCTCCAGCAATACCTTGCATCTGCCACGGGTTACGCCAACTGCCGCAAAAGTCTCAAGGGCGGCTGGTATGATACGGTACACCGAAAGCTACAGCTCAAAGAGCTCCGTTTCGAGGTCCAGTTTGAGACTCCCGTCATATTCGTTTGTCCGCAAACTAATGACCGCGGCCCTATGGATAAGCCTGAATTGGGTCTCAAGGTTCCTATCAGTTTTCTCGATGGCACCAAGGACAGCATGAAGCAGGCCCGGCTCTTGACACAAGAGGAGCAGAACGCACAACAGCGCGACGCCCTTCAACACAGCCGTATTCATACCGCCGATAATGAAAAGGCCACCTGGCTCACCCTGTTGGAAGAAATTCAGTCCATGGAACGAGCAAACATGAATTGGGTCACAGAGCATCAGAAGAAATCTGGCCCCGGTTCCGTAGCTGGCTTCAAAGAGCACACCTTGGTTGTTGCCCTTCAGCCCAAACCTCGAAGCTGGGACAACATGCCTGCCGGCGTCAAGAAGCCGTATGCTACCACCACAATATGCCACATAGTCGAAATCGCATCCATGCTGGGTATTTACTGGAAGGAGTTTGATCGATCACGGGACAAGTACCGCGCCGAAGGCAACGGTTACATGCTCACTGGCAGCACGGTACCCGATCTCGGCCTCACCTTCACATTCCAGATATGTGGAAAAGCCCGCTTCCAGGAGAACAGAATCATACCTCTTGATGAAATCAAGGAGCTGTGCTTTGGCTACGTTCGCACCATCTTCTACACGGCCAAGGACAACCGCAGGCTTGGTGCCAAAGATGACAACGAGCTCCAGTTTGGCAGTATGCGCGAGATTGCCGAGACCATGGTTCAGCTCGAATGCAACACTAGCACGGCCAATTACTTCAAGACAAAGGACGCTAGACACCAACATCTGTTCGCAG TTCCCTTCGAAATCATCGGCATGCTTGGACAATCCCTGTACATGAAAAACAGTTACCACCGCATGCTTCCGAATCCGACACCGTATCACTGGGATAGGCGCTTCTTTGATCTCCCAAGGCTCATCAAAGAGTTTTCAACCATGTTTGACGAGGAACAATACATGACGCCCTCCCCCGACACTCCTAATCTGAAAAAGCTTATCAGTCAAGTCCTCAACCAGCTGGAAGCCGACAGAAGGGACGTCGCAACAAGACAGAAGGAGAGGGATACGGAAATTGccgctgaagaagaaaagaagaagaaagacaaagagaacaaagaaaacgaagggcacgagaagaagaaggatgtaGAGATCTCAAGTGACGAACCATCTGAAGGTGGAGTTATTGGCCCGCTCAAGCGATCGCTAACAAGGAAACGAACACGACCAAGTTGGTTGATTGAATACAAAGCAAGCAGTCCTCGAAAAGCGGAAGAACGGCCCAAAAAGGACTACGCACCGATTTTGCCTGGCTAcagccttcctcttctcaatTGTCTACACGACGCGATTCAGGAGTGCGACGACTACCTGAAGACCCGTGAGCGCGATCTTCTCATCATGGTTGTTCGCGAGCACATCCAAGAGGTACTCAGGATGATCAATGAACCCGAGCCGGAGGAGGGTACGAAGTCAACCACAACGGGCGACACAGGAGATGATAGCTCCCAGAAAGCAGGGAAGGCGGTTACGGCCTTCTTCGACGTACTCAGCGCCGCCAACCCAGAAGACAGACAGGGCATTTTCATGAAAGTCTACTTTGAGCATGTCCTTCCTTGTGTTAGCGATCGTGCGGTCAAAGCGTACGATAAGCGCAAGTGCATGAAGAACATAAATCACAGATCGTATACCTTGGCACAGCAGACCGAAAACTCAGACATCAGTGGATTGGGAATGGCCCCGGCGGGTCCTGATTCTACTGCCACCACTTCGACACCTAGTACGTCTACAGTTGGGCAATCCCCAGCGTTGCCTACAACACCTGCCCTGGCCTCTAAGCAGCTCATCGAAGCCCAGGCCATCTGGTGCACTCTGGTTTTCAGGATGCTGTGCTGGCTTCAGTTGCACGACTTCGACAGGCAGGACATACAGTTTCCCAAGAGCGAGCTCAGGGGCAATCGCCTTCCTGTTTACATTTCCTAG